A genome region from Brassica oleracea var. oleracea cultivar TO1000 chromosome C2, BOL, whole genome shotgun sequence includes the following:
- the LOC106323884 gene encoding uncharacterized protein LOC106323884, protein MMDTGNLDLSQRILISDSARSYRQEVRGNPDEPQACERDGSGGARDGALAVNFLPRCYYPGGIFEELPTLAPEFLRSPDVSGQAWENVTKTQSTPNRVKKLLRERHGLGVTFLIPSEHQRPWSPPVGYQCVYKSYFRDDTKLWFPIPRLITSYARRRDAAISQFLNGSWRIAVAVMVMAAEIDVSLSVRVFEELTSVSSLDDGLLLIKMCPNYNVIGRHPNKTPDWQRSYFFVKCDYSAFEDPQDDECRVLWNTLLGRTSSLTQDWISSYSRSSNKTKRRISLFTKEEQKRINEARKMRGLPDLSAMMMVELNLPSVELPAPSNEMAIAGTTDTSPHHQDSSAGTTTLAPKKKKGEKRPRDDLPASVGSEAAPVEAGIPSQEETSEPSSKKRKEGNQQPQSAGIVRSRETDVANSVYRIESAGEPALNLASLDDLEDASPEVMLRKKKKSKKTGGREMVASALASSTPGTSAVGASSRKKTLRVKFPDHVSFEYDGPTPLIYAPYKCAELVSQIKCGPKALPSVSDLIFKDEYVDTARTKLLGGRSMNFVVEKYDTALKKTREALRKSEKAVAAKGKLLRRKKVEWRDEFVRIAEKRE, encoded by the exons ATGATGGACACCGGGAATTTAGATCTGTCTCAAAGGATCCTAATCTCCGATTCTGCGCGTTCGTATCGGCAAGAAGTGAGAGGAAATCCAGATGAACCACAGGCTTGCGAGAGAGACGGTTCCGGCGGTGCGAGGGACGGAGCTCTCGCTGTCAATTTCTTGCCGAGGTGCTATTATCCTGGAGGGATCTTCGAGGAGCTCCCGACGTTAGCTCCCGAGTTCCTGCGCTCTCCCGATGTGAGCGGTCAAGCTTGGGAGAATGTTACTAAGACTCAGTCAACTCCCAATAGAGTGAAGAAGCTTCTAAGGGAACGCCATGGACTAGGGGTAACTTTCTTGATTCCCTCGGAACACCAGAGGCCTTGGTCACCACCAGTTGGGTATCAGTGCGTTTACAAATCCTACTTTCGGGACGATACGAAGCTTTGGTTCCCAATTCCTCGACTAATCACATCGTATGCGAGGCGCCGAGATGCAGCGATAAGTCAGTTTTTGAATGGTTCGTGGCGTATCGCGGTGGCCGTGATGGTTATGGCTGCTGAAATTGATGTCTCGTTGAGCGTTCGTGTCTTCGAGGAGTTGACGTCCGTCAGCTCGTTAGATGACGGGCTTCTGTTGATAAAGATGTGTCCTAACTACAATGTTATAGGAAGGCATCCTAACAAGACGCCGGATTGGCAGAGATCTTATTTCTTCGTTAAATGTGATTACTCTGCCTTCGAAGACCCGCAAGATGATGAATGCCGTGTCTTATGGAACACTTTGCTTGGTAGAACATCTTCGTTAACTC AAGATTGGATTTCGAGTTACTCTCGTTCTTCCAACAAGACTAAGAGGCGGATCTCGCTATTCACAAAGGAGGAGCAGAAGAGAATCAACGAGGCAAGGAAAATGAGAGGGCTTCCAGATCTGAGTGCGATGATGATGGTCGAACTTAATCTGCCGAGTGTCGAACTACCTGCACCTTCTAACGAGATGGCGATTGCCGGCACCACCGACACAAGCCCTCATCATCAAGATTCCTCGGCCGGTACCACTACTTTAGCTCCTAAGAAGAAAAAGGGGGAGAAGAGACCCCGTGACGACCTTCCTGCTAGCGTAGGTTCTGAAGCAGCTCCTGTTGAAGCTGGGATTCCTAGTCAGGAGGAGACGTCTGAACCATCATCAAAAAAGAGGAAGGAAGGCAATCAGCAGCCTCAATCTGCAGGGATCGTGAGGTCGCGAGAGACTGATGTTGCCAATTCCGTGTATCGGATTGAATCAGCTGGTGAGCCGGCTCTCAACTTAGCCTCGTTGGATGATCTTGAAGACGCCTCTCCCGAAGTTATGCTGCGTAAGAAGAAGAAATCCAAAAAGACGGGTGGTCGAGAGATGGTCGCTAGTGCTCTAGCTTCGTCGACCCCTGGAACGTCAGCCGTCGGTGCTTCATCTCGGAAGAAGACTCTGAGGGTCAAGTTTCCTGATCACGTGTCGTTCGAGTACGACGGTCCCACCCCGCTTATTTATGCTCCTTATAAATGTGCTGAGTTGGTCAGCCAGATCAAATGCGGGCCGAAGGCTCTTCCATCCGTGTCTGATTTGATCTTTAAGGATGAGTACGTCGACACTGCTCGCACTAAATTACTG GGCGGCAGGAGCATGAATTTCGTTGTTGAGAAATACGACACAGCCTTGAAGAAGACTCGCGAAGCCTTGAGAAAGTCGGAGAAGGCAGTGGCGGCCAAGGGTAAGCTTCTCCGGCGGAAGAAAGTGGAATGGAGGGATGAGTTCGTGAGGATAGCCGAGAAGAGAGAATGA
- the LOC106326213 gene encoding factor of DNA methylation 5-like isoform X1 — translation MLEEERCELEQLGDINSALIIKERQSTYELQEAHTELIKGFRDLSGEGSVIGVKRMGEVDEKPFLKVCEQRFNGENVGLQHAMLCSEWQKNINDSAWHPFKLVVSGEKMKEVVDDEDDKLKKLSKELGDVMNAVKTALEELNDFNPSGRYSVPAL, via the exons ATGCTGGAGGAGGAGCGTTGTGAGTTAGAACAGTTAGGGGACATCAACTCGGCACTCATCATAAAAGAACGTCAAAGCACTTATGAGTTACAAGAAGCACACACAGAATTGATTAAG GGATTCAGAGATTTATCGGGTGAAGGATCCGTGATCGGAGTAAAGAGGATGGGAGAAGTTGATGAAAAACCTTTTCTGAAAGTATGCGAACAGAGATTCAATGGCGAAAACGTCGGGCTGCAACATGCCATGCTTTGTTCAGAATGGCAGAAAAACATCAATGACTCAGCGTGGCACCCATTTAAACTAGTAGTAAGTGGAGAAAAAATGAAG GAAGTTGTGGATGATGAAGACGACAAACTTAAGAAATTGAGTAAAGAGTTGGGAGATGTGATGAACGCAGTGAAGACAGCACTCGAGGAGCTTAACGATTTCAACCCAAGTGGTCGGTATTCTGTTCCAGCACTGTGA
- the LOC106321806 gene encoding probable CCR4-associated factor 1 homolog 6, with translation MSLFLKDDSIQIREVWNDNLHEEMDLIRQVVDDFPYVAMDTEFPGIVVRPVGTFKSNADYHYETLKLNVNILSIIQLGLTFSNEQGNLPTCGTDKYCIWQFNFREFDLDSDIFAVDSIDLLKQSGIDFAKNTQEGIESNRFAELLMSSGIVLNENVHWVTFHSGYDFGYLLKLLTCQDLPDSQTCFFELINVYFPMVYDIKHLMKFCNSLHGGLNKLAELLEVERVGICHQAGSDSLLTSCTFRKLKENFFAGPLQKYAGVLYGLGVENAQVTL, from the coding sequence ATGTCTCTGTTTCTAAAAGACGATTCGATTCAAATCCGCGAAGTATGGAACGATAACCTCCACGAGGAGATGGATCTGATCCGACAAGTCGTCGACGACTTCCCCTACGTCGCCATGGACACCGAGTTTCCCGGAATCGTCGTCAGACCCGTCGGAACATTCAAATCCAACGCCGATTACCACTACGAAACCTTGAAGCTCAACGTCAACATCCTCAGCATAATCCAGCTCGGTCTCACCTTCTCCAACGAGCAAGGTAACCTCCCTACCTGTGGAACCGACAAGTACTGCATCTGGCAGTTCAACTTCCGAGAGTTCGATCTCGATTCCGACATCTTCGCCGTGGATTCAATCGACCTTCTTAAGCAATCAGGCATCGACTTTGCTAAAAACACACAAGAAGGGATCGAGTCCAACAGATTCGCGGAGCTCTTGATGTCTTCAGGGATCGTGTTGAACGAGAACGTCCATTGGGTTACGTTTCACAGTGGATACGATTTTGGATACTTGCTGAAGCTTCTTACATGCCAAGACCTTCCCGATTCGCAGACGTGCTTCTTCGAGCTGATCAATGTTTATTTTCCGATGGTGTATGATATTAAGCATTTGATGAAGTTCTGTAACAGCCTTCACGGCGGTCTGAACAAGCTGGCGGAGTTGCTGGAGGTGGAGAGAGTTGGGATCTGTCACCAGGCTGGGTCCGACAGTTTGCTGACCTCTTGTACTTTCAGAAAGCTTAAGGAGAACTTCTTTGCTGGTCCGTTGCAGAAATATGCTGGTGTTTTGTATGGATTAGGTGTTGAAAATGCTCAGGTTACTCTCTAA
- the LOC106326213 gene encoding factor of DNA methylation 5-like isoform X2, which yields MLEEERCELEQLGDINSALIIKERQSTYELQEAHTELIKGFRDLSGEGSVIGVKRMGEVDEKPFLKVCEQRFNGENVGLQHAMLCSEWQKNINDSAWHPFKLVEVVDDEDDKLKKLSKELGDVMNAVKTALEELNDFNPSGRYSVPAL from the exons ATGCTGGAGGAGGAGCGTTGTGAGTTAGAACAGTTAGGGGACATCAACTCGGCACTCATCATAAAAGAACGTCAAAGCACTTATGAGTTACAAGAAGCACACACAGAATTGATTAAG GGATTCAGAGATTTATCGGGTGAAGGATCCGTGATCGGAGTAAAGAGGATGGGAGAAGTTGATGAAAAACCTTTTCTGAAAGTATGCGAACAGAGATTCAATGGCGAAAACGTCGGGCTGCAACATGCCATGCTTTGTTCAGAATGGCAGAAAAACATCAATGACTCAGCGTGGCACCCATTTAAACTAGTA GAAGTTGTGGATGATGAAGACGACAAACTTAAGAAATTGAGTAAAGAGTTGGGAGATGTGATGAACGCAGTGAAGACAGCACTCGAGGAGCTTAACGATTTCAACCCAAGTGGTCGGTATTCTGTTCCAGCACTGTGA